A single window of Thermodesulfobacteriota bacterium DNA harbors:
- the fliS gene encoding flagellar export chaperone FliS — protein MINFSRRVLSAYTDAEHVIDVEDKPKLLLKVYEEIIKKLDTVKKAIEKKDYEKKFTELSKIEQMIQILDESLDRSFGQISENLSSLYAYIMKNLRDVHVSLDLKKIDECKGLLCTIFDGFKKAYEIEQKKRNEKKVDYQDQRIVI, from the coding sequence ATGATTAATTTTTCAAGGAGAGTCCTATCAGCTTACACTGACGCCGAGCATGTGATAGATGTGGAGGATAAACCAAAGCTCCTCCTTAAAGTTTATGAGGAGATCATAAAAAAATTAGATACCGTAAAGAAGGCAATCGAGAAAAAGGACTACGAGAAAAAGTTCACCGAACTGTCAAAGATCGAACAGATGATTCAGATTCTTGACGAATCCCTCGATAGGTCCTTCGGACAGATTTCCGAAAACCTATCAAGTCTTTACGCCTATATAATGAAAAATTTAAGGGATGTTCACGTAAGCCTCGATTTAAAAAAGATCGATGAGTGTAAGGGCCTTTTATGTACAATATTCGATGGGTTTAAAAAGGCATACGAGATCGAGCAGAAAAAGAGAAACGAAAAGAAGGTAGATTACCAAGATCAAAGAATCGTAATTTAA
- a CDS encoding flagellar protein FlaG, producing the protein METKIDGLVRLLENLELKKVTLPKREFPKENIVRKKTEENLDPKEITERIKEFLETVNRNTILKMRYDKDIDRVIVTILEEGTEKVIRQIPPEELVAFLKRFRNSLSVIFERSV; encoded by the coding sequence ATGGAGACAAAGATAGATGGTTTGGTTCGATTACTGGAGAACCTTGAACTTAAAAAGGTGACGTTGCCAAAAAGGGAGTTTCCTAAAGAAAACATAGTGCGCAAAAAGACGGAAGAAAACTTGGATCCGAAAGAAATAACTGAAAGAATAAAAGAATTTTTGGAGACAGTAAATAGAAATACAATCCTTAAGATGCGTTATGACAAGGATATAGACAGAGTAATCGTTACCATTTTGGAAGAAGGAACGGAAAAGGTCATAAGACAGATTCCACCAGAAGAGTTAGTCGCTTTTTTAAAAAGATTCAGAAACAGTCTTTCAGTGATCTTTGAAAGGAGTGTGTAA
- the fliD gene encoding flagellar filament capping protein FliD — protein sequence MAGEIKLTGLVSDINWNKLIEDIITARKAYLIVPYQNAKARIEDRFSAIREVNVRLSETLNYIKTKRLQLKEGYDLKTYTLRSSEPALSPDSLLGVTLKEGAAIGTYEVRVLRLAQAEKVASDPLPAKDQGLSFSGTIILNGKAIDIEANDSLLNIASKINRANLGVSAKVISLNDGDHRLTLESLREGAQGISFEDPNGILRNLGVLDELGNKKNVVRAGQNSIVEIDGFQVESQSNTLTDIIPGMTLQLKGESQSAKIVVSVRTDNKGIAENVSGLISRINGLLNFIGNHNRSDASRRPLSGEANLISLKNNIVSASYREVQENAQFKTLSSIGITFGKDGVMHLDSSKFSDALSTNSAEVVNVLTKFGKALEDELNFLINPQTGTLIRIEDSIEGQISKIDQRVKEIEKRLEREREMLEKKYSALELLISRSKLLRSWMENQVKAMFKRD from the coding sequence ATGGCAGGAGAGATTAAACTTACAGGCCTCGTAAGTGACATAAACTGGAATAAGCTTATAGAGGACATAATCACCGCAAGAAAAGCTTACCTTATAGTCCCTTATCAGAATGCAAAAGCAAGGATTGAGGATAGATTTTCGGCTATCCGCGAAGTGAATGTAAGGCTCTCGGAAACTCTAAACTACATTAAGACAAAGAGACTTCAACTGAAGGAAGGATACGATCTAAAAACCTACACTTTACGCTCAAGCGAACCTGCCCTAAGTCCTGATTCATTGCTCGGTGTAACCCTAAAAGAAGGAGCAGCAATAGGAACATACGAGGTTAGGGTTTTAAGACTAGCACAGGCAGAAAAGGTAGCGAGCGATCCTTTGCCAGCCAAAGATCAGGGCCTCTCTTTTTCTGGAACTATAATTCTTAACGGAAAGGCAATAGATATTGAGGCGAATGACAGTCTGCTAAATATTGCATCGAAGATCAATAGGGCAAATTTGGGGGTCTCAGCCAAAGTGATAAGTTTAAATGACGGAGATCACAGGCTCACACTAGAATCACTAAGAGAAGGTGCACAGGGAATCTCTTTTGAAGATCCGAATGGTATCTTAAGAAACCTAGGAGTACTAGACGAGCTTGGCAATAAGAAAAATGTTGTAAGGGCCGGACAGAATTCGATAGTTGAGATAGATGGGTTTCAAGTAGAATCTCAGTCGAATACGTTAACTGACATAATCCCAGGGATGACTCTCCAGCTTAAGGGCGAGAGTCAATCAGCCAAAATAGTTGTATCAGTTAGGACCGATAATAAAGGGATCGCGGAGAACGTCTCAGGCTTAATTAGCAGAATAAATGGGCTACTTAACTTCATTGGAAATCATAATAGGTCCGATGCTTCAAGAAGACCACTTTCCGGAGAAGCAAACCTAATAAGCTTAAAAAACAACATCGTAAGCGCATCTTATAGGGAAGTTCAAGAAAATGCCCAGTTTAAGACGCTCTCATCGATTGGTATCACATTTGGAAAAGATGGTGTGATGCACCTTGATTCAAGTAAGTTCTCCGATGCCCTAAGCACGAATTCCGCAGAGGTAGTTAATGTGCTTACGAAATTTGGAAAGGCCCTAGAGGATGAACTCAATTTTTTGATAAATCCCCAGACAGGGACTCTTATAAGGATAGAGGACTCTATAGAGGGTCAGATTTCAAAAATAGATCAGAGGGTGAAGGAGATTGAAAAGAGGTTAGAAAGAGAAAGAGAGATGCTTGAGAAGAAATATTCCGCTCTTGAGCTTCTAATTTCCAGATCTAAACTTTTGAGAAGCTGGATGGAGAATCAGGTTAAAGCAATGTTCAAAAGAGACTAA
- a CDS encoding flagellin encodes MAFKIATNVASLNTQRWLGIALVGMNRSLERLSSGYKINRAADDAAGIAIATRLNVKAVSVAKAIDNGNQAIAMLQTAESGIDQIANILTRLKELATQAASDNVSDVDRQALEGERAALVEEIDKIAENTKYGDTALIRGGGNSITEYGTNLTPSKGISAIDVSGANIAGQTAFSLSVEVTTIGSEKVAELTLYGPENKRQVISNVEVPKDLGTRVVNFYQFGIKVTINSQLTDINNNNEFTVEAGDQSNFVFQLGDTREQYDQIQITLPNLKSDGPILKLTGNIENRASAELYLKEVDDAIRELNMQRGKIGAAQNQISYHIANLESMYENTRSAISTIKDADFAREMAEFTKFQIITQSGIAMLAQANQLPQLILALMR; translated from the coding sequence ATGGCTTTCAAAATCGCAACAAACGTCGCATCACTAAACACCCAAAGATGGCTGGGGATTGCCCTGGTCGGCATGAACAGATCTCTAGAAAGACTGTCTTCCGGTTACAAAATCAATAGGGCAGCGGATGACGCAGCAGGCATAGCGATTGCGACTAGGTTAAACGTGAAGGCTGTGAGTGTGGCAAAGGCTATTGATAACGGAAACCAGGCTATCGCCATGCTCCAGACTGCAGAATCCGGTATAGACCAGATCGCAAATATTTTGACGAGGCTTAAAGAGCTTGCCACACAGGCTGCATCTGACAACGTAAGCGACGTCGACAGGCAAGCACTGGAGGGCGAAAGAGCTGCTTTAGTTGAGGAAATCGACAAGATCGCAGAAAATACTAAATACGGTGATACAGCGTTGATCAGAGGTGGAGGAAATAGTATAACCGAATATGGCACCAACCTTACACCGAGCAAGGGAATCTCTGCCATAGATGTGTCAGGTGCAAATATAGCAGGGCAAACAGCTTTTTCGCTCTCAGTCGAAGTCACCACGATAGGATCCGAGAAAGTAGCTGAACTTACCCTTTATGGCCCTGAAAACAAGAGACAGGTAATAAGCAATGTCGAAGTGCCTAAGGACCTAGGGACTAGGGTTGTAAATTTCTACCAGTTCGGGATAAAAGTCACTATTAATTCCCAACTCACGGATATAAATAACAACAATGAGTTCACTGTAGAGGCTGGTGATCAATCAAACTTCGTCTTCCAGTTAGGCGACACAAGGGAACAGTACGATCAGATACAAATAACCTTACCAAATCTAAAATCAGATGGACCGATACTTAAGCTGACCGGTAACATAGAAAACAGGGCCAGCGCTGAGCTGTATCTTAAGGAGGTCGATGACGCTATAAGAGAACTCAATATGCAGCGTGGTAAGATAGGCGCGGCCCAGAACCAGATCTCGTACCACATCGCTAATTTAGAGTCAATGTATGAGAATACGAGATCAGCCATCTCGACCATCAAAGACGCTGACTTCGCAAGGGAGATGGCTGAATTTACCAAGTTCCAAATCATAACTCAGTCTGGTATAGCGATGCTCGCTCAGGCAAACCAGCTACCTCAGCTTATCCTCGCCTTGATGAGGTAA